The Cynocephalus volans isolate mCynVol1 chromosome 2, mCynVol1.pri, whole genome shotgun sequence genome window below encodes:
- the NPM1 gene encoding nucleophosmin — protein MEDSMDMDMSPLRPQNYLFGCELKADKDYHFKVDNDENEHQLSLRTVSLGAGAKDELHIVEAEAMNYEGSPIKVTLATLKMSVQPTVSLGGFEITPPVVLRLKCGSGPVHISGQHLVAVEEDAESEDEEEEDVKLLSMSGKRSAPGTGSKVPQKKVKLAADEDDDDDDEDDDDDDDDDDDDFDDEETEEKAPVKKSVRDTPAKNAQKSNQNGKDSKPSTPRSKGQESFKKQEKTPKTPKGPSSVEDIKAKMQASIEKAH, from the exons ATGGAAGATTCGATGGACATGGACATGAGCCCCCTGAGGCCTCAGAATTATCTTTTCG GTTGTGAACTAAAGGCCGACAAAGATTATCACTTTAAAGTGGATAATGATGAAAATGAGCACCAGTTATCTTTAAGAACG GTCAGTTTAGGAGCTGGTGCAAAGGATGAACTGCACATTGTTGAAGCAGAGGCGATGAATTATGAGGGCAGTCCAATTAAAGTAACACTGGCAACTTTGAAAATGTCCGTACAGCCTACG GTTTCCCTTGGGGGCTTTGAGATAACGCCACCTGTTGTCTTACGGTTGAAGTGTGGCTCAGGGCCTGTGCATATTAGTGGACAGCACTTAGTAG ctgtggAGGAAGATGCAGAATcagaagatgaggaggaggaggatgtgaAACTCTTAAGTATGTCTGGAAAGCGATCTGCCCCTGGAACTGGTAGCAAGGTTCCACAG aaaaaggtAAAACTCGCTgctgatgaagatgatgatgacgacgatgaagatgatgatgatgatgacga tgatgatgatgatgactttgatgatgaagaaactgaagaaaaagctCCAGTGAAGAAA TCTGTACGAGATACTCCAGCcaaaaatgcacaaaaatcaaaCCAGAATGGAAAAGACTCAAAACCATCAACACCAAGATCAAAA ggtcAAGAATCattcaaaaaacaggaaaaaactcCTAAAACACCAAAAGGACCTAGTTCTGTAGAAGACATTAAAGCAAAAATGCAAGCAAGTATAGAAAAA GCGCATTGA